From a single Collibacillus ludicampi genomic region:
- a CDS encoding flagellar export protein FliJ — translation MSMTLKSVKKITELKQRLLTQVEAEYAELKQQEAEALAMLEQMCQERERCRKLIDECWKETAPVSRILEWESYLNRLAEQIQTQEAKVYALSLEKQKKFETLKSYHMEERKWECYLEKRQEEQTVAMRLLEQKVMDDLALTNYRSHLKRG, via the coding sequence CCGTCAAGAAGATTACGGAACTGAAACAGCGTTTATTGACGCAGGTGGAAGCAGAGTATGCCGAGTTGAAACAGCAAGAGGCGGAAGCGCTTGCGATGCTTGAACAAATGTGCCAAGAGCGAGAGCGATGCCGCAAGTTGATCGATGAGTGCTGGAAAGAAACAGCGCCAGTTTCCCGCATCCTTGAATGGGAGTCCTACCTCAACAGACTGGCAGAGCAAATTCAGACACAGGAAGCTAAAGTATATGCACTTTCCTTAGAGAAACAAAAGAAATTTGAGACGCTTAAGTCGTACCACATGGAGGAACGCAAGTGGGAATGTTATCTGGAAAAACGCCAGGAGGAACAAACGGTTGCCATGCGTCTTCTTGAACAGAAGGTTATGGATGATCTTGCGCTTACAAACTATCGCTCTCATCTCAAGCGGGGGTGA
- a CDS encoding MotE family protein — MAKENSYSKTEWILYIIILPFIFTIILAFLILQFIGYNIADKVTGYFKQIPVVKNAVSSTKDANSGTQSSEVRQLEKQMNELNLQVSELQKLRDSLLKSQEQKDALISQLRNQIFTLQKQLDDKKAEEDKQKADAALYEDMSPGKAAAILEAMPNEQARNILNHLSTDAKAAILEKMDPKKVLQLVSQ; from the coding sequence GTGGCTAAAGAGAATTCTTACAGCAAAACAGAGTGGATCCTTTATATCATAATTCTCCCTTTCATTTTTACGATTATCCTTGCATTCTTGATTTTACAATTCATCGGTTACAACATCGCCGACAAAGTGACAGGCTATTTTAAACAGATACCCGTGGTGAAAAATGCCGTGTCATCAACAAAAGACGCGAATTCCGGTACACAGAGCAGTGAAGTTCGCCAGTTGGAAAAACAAATGAACGAATTGAATCTACAGGTCAGCGAGTTACAGAAACTTCGCGACAGTCTATTGAAAAGTCAAGAGCAGAAGGACGCGTTGATCAGTCAATTGAGAAATCAGATTTTTACATTGCAAAAACAGCTTGATGACAAGAAAGCTGAAGAAGATAAACAAAAAGCCGATGCGGCGCTCTATGAGGACATGTCCCCGGGCAAAGCGGCGGCGATCCTTGAAGCGATGCCCAATGAACAGGCCAGGAACATTTTGAATCATCTTTCTACAGACGCGAAAGCGGCGATCTTGGAAAAGATGGATCCCAAGAAAGTTCTGCAACTCGTATCGCAATAA
- a CDS encoding flagellar hook-length control protein FliK, whose product MVGNVQMIFAQNHTLFQGVSDGEANDYSSFASILQTIPFPKTRKTSGSEQPSDPMLSELLNLLASFANIVQKQDLPLPHATGEAETSLPPSKVNDHPVFASMLNLVNNLTETQKRDLFRLLNNYDRNGQNLTVDAKTVLQSFQMREGIPQEMDDKKLQELLRIWIQEGVKDEKDQLNTHIANPSLPTAQLSKRVPVFVSQPLVQETVFQPGEVTSTNQSVSIKFEKIQAVNDSRSVSLVGNDLPDQNMRKSESPIQARNIPEGILFGHVENGPFSKMDNSKMEIYPVNASRFDTDFSIHLIKRAELIQKDGISTYKVTLIPQGLGEIHVQVTKNADSQLTLLLSADSPAAKHLLDTHLLAMRAQLEQQGLPVNEVKVVPSSQFHLGTDSGMFQQRGQRERGDSLSGRVQRRSYAIEGAEYETMVASNITNVSNSRDSGIDYIA is encoded by the coding sequence ATGGTTGGAAATGTACAGATGATTTTTGCACAGAATCATACCTTATTTCAAGGCGTTTCCGATGGCGAAGCGAATGATTATTCGTCATTCGCATCGATTTTGCAAACGATTCCCTTTCCAAAGACGCGAAAAACAAGTGGAAGCGAGCAACCATCAGATCCCATGCTGTCGGAGTTGTTAAACTTGCTTGCATCATTCGCAAACATAGTTCAGAAGCAGGACTTGCCGCTCCCTCATGCAACGGGTGAGGCGGAAACTTCTCTCCCTCCTTCAAAAGTGAATGATCATCCTGTCTTTGCTTCCATGTTGAATCTTGTAAACAACCTGACGGAGACGCAGAAGCGAGATTTATTTCGTCTACTAAACAATTACGATAGGAATGGTCAAAATCTGACCGTTGACGCGAAAACTGTTTTGCAATCTTTCCAGATGCGCGAAGGTATCCCACAGGAAATGGACGACAAGAAGTTGCAGGAGCTTTTGCGAATCTGGATACAAGAGGGAGTAAAGGATGAGAAAGATCAACTAAACACGCATATTGCTAACCCGTCTCTGCCGACAGCCCAACTCAGCAAGAGAGTGCCAGTGTTTGTCTCCCAGCCACTCGTTCAAGAGACTGTATTTCAGCCTGGGGAAGTTACGAGTACGAATCAAAGCGTTTCAATAAAATTTGAGAAGATACAAGCGGTGAATGATTCGCGGTCTGTTTCTTTAGTAGGAAATGACTTGCCGGATCAGAACATGCGCAAGAGCGAATCACCGATTCAAGCGCGTAACATCCCGGAGGGGATCCTTTTCGGTCATGTGGAGAATGGGCCGTTCAGCAAAATGGACAACTCCAAGATGGAAATCTATCCAGTGAACGCTTCCCGTTTCGACACAGACTTTTCGATCCATCTGATCAAACGGGCGGAACTCATACAAAAGGACGGCATCAGTACTTATAAGGTTACGCTCATTCCGCAAGGCTTGGGAGAGATTCATGTTCAGGTCACAAAGAATGCAGATTCCCAACTTACATTGCTCCTGTCCGCCGATTCACCGGCTGCGAAACACTTGTTGGATACACACTTGCTTGCAATGCGTGCTCAACTGGAGCAGCAAGGTTTGCCCGTGAATGAAGTGAAAGTCGTTCCTTCTTCACAATTTCACCTAGGGACTGACAGCGGCATGTTTCAGCAAAGGGGACAACGGGAACGGGGAGATTCTTTGTCTGGAAGAGTGCAACGCCGTTCCTACGCAATAGAAGGAGCCGAGTATGAAACGATGGTGGCGTCAAACATCACAAATGTTTCCAATTCTAGGGATTCGGGAATCGATTATATCGCATAA
- a CDS encoding flagellar hook capping FlgD N-terminal domain-containing protein, producing MSNITWSPVSQSQSTSSSSTSTAPKKDLDKDAFLKLLVTQLQTQDPLQPTDNTQFISQLAQFSALEQMNNVANEMGQVQKTNSLSTAFQLIGTQVKVSDANGQTIEGTVTGLQVVDGIAKVSINNQLFDLSQIESVDRA from the coding sequence ATGAGTAATATCACATGGTCTCCTGTGTCGCAATCGCAATCAACAAGTTCATCTTCGACATCAACTGCGCCGAAGAAAGATCTAGACAAAGATGCGTTTCTCAAACTGCTAGTAACGCAATTACAGACACAGGATCCTCTTCAACCTACTGATAATACGCAATTTATTTCGCAACTGGCCCAGTTCAGTGCACTTGAACAGATGAATAACGTGGCTAACGAAATGGGGCAAGTGCAAAAGACGAACAGTTTGTCTACAGCTTTTCAACTGATCGGCACTCAGGTGAAAGTGTCCGATGCGAATGGTCAGACGATTGAGGGCACTGTGACGGGGCTCCAAGTGGTTGATGGTATTGCAAAAGTCTCAATCAACAATCAATTGTTTGATTTGTCACAGATCGAGTCGGTGGATCGGGCATAG
- the flgG gene encoding flagellar basal body rod protein FlgG: protein MLRAMYSAISGMRGFQTKLDVIGNNIANVNTPGFKAGRVMFSDLLSQTISGASAPSANLGGINPKQVGLGSKISSIDTIFTDGSIQSTSNPTDLAIQGNGFFILKDSANNTYYTRSGNFQIDKNGYLVASNGMYVQGAGGKIQIPANATSFSIGNDGTVSYISNGNSTPTTIDTIQLATFSNPAGLEKVGDSMYQQSNNSGTAQVGNPGGAAGQGTIVSGALEMSNVDLANEFTEMIVAQRGFQANSRIITTSDDILQELVNLKRS, encoded by the coding sequence ATGTTACGTGCAATGTATTCCGCTATTTCAGGAATGCGGGGTTTTCAAACAAAATTAGATGTCATCGGTAACAATATTGCGAATGTAAATACACCTGGTTTTAAAGCTGGAAGGGTAATGTTTTCAGATTTATTAAGTCAAACAATTTCAGGTGCATCCGCACCTTCAGCAAATTTAGGAGGAATAAACCCCAAACAAGTCGGATTGGGTAGCAAGATTTCTAGCATCGATACAATCTTTACCGACGGAAGTATTCAATCTACATCAAATCCAACTGATCTTGCCATTCAAGGCAATGGATTTTTTATATTGAAAGATTCGGCTAATAATACTTATTATACAAGATCTGGTAATTTTCAAATTGATAAGAATGGTTACTTAGTCGCTTCAAACGGTATGTACGTACAAGGTGCGGGTGGAAAAATTCAGATACCTGCAAATGCAACTTCGTTTTCTATTGGAAACGACGGTACAGTCAGTTACATCAGTAACGGTAATTCAACACCAACAACAATCGATACCATTCAACTAGCCACTTTTTCTAATCCCGCGGGTTTAGAGAAGGTAGGTGATAGTATGTATCAACAAAGTAATAACTCCGGAACTGCGCAGGTTGGTAACCCTGGAGGAGCAGCGGGACAAGGTACGATTGTTTCAGGTGCACTCGAAATGTCCAACGTCGATTTGGCGAATGAATTTACGGAAATGATCGTGGCCCAACGCGGCTTCCAGGCAAACTCGCGGATTATCACGACGTCGGATGATATCCTACAAGAGCTTGTCAATCTGAAGAGAAGCTAA
- a CDS encoding flagellar FlbD family protein: MIPVTRFNGSEFFINAVLVESVEATPDTLITLVNGKKLVVKEPVEVILERIETYHRKVGLVAIQAKQLMEG; this comes from the coding sequence ATGATCCCGGTCACTCGTTTTAACGGGAGTGAATTTTTCATCAACGCTGTTCTCGTCGAAAGTGTGGAAGCCACTCCGGATACTTTGATCACGTTGGTCAACGGAAAGAAACTGGTCGTGAAGGAACCGGTCGAAGTGATACTCGAACGGATCGAAACGTATCACAGAAAGGTGGGGCTTGTGGCGATTCAAGCGAAACAACTAATGGAGGGGTAG
- a CDS encoding flagellar basal body-associated FliL family protein: MLKNKPFRLTLIVTIAFILLVGIALLSFTYLNKSANANQATAMSAKDMAATQYTMDKITTNLQGASFVQIGLTLQADSKDARDELEQRKVQVKDTVNEILHTTTKVDLDKPDGHDKLKKEIMNSVNKFMTKGRVIDVYITEIVVQ; the protein is encoded by the coding sequence GTGTTGAAGAATAAACCATTTCGTCTAACCTTGATTGTCACGATTGCATTCATTTTATTGGTTGGGATCGCATTGCTTTCATTTACGTATTTAAACAAATCGGCCAATGCAAACCAAGCCACTGCCATGTCGGCGAAAGATATGGCCGCCACCCAATATACAATGGATAAAATCACCACTAATTTACAGGGGGCCAGTTTTGTGCAGATCGGGCTTACGCTACAAGCCGATAGCAAAGATGCCCGGGATGAATTGGAACAACGAAAAGTTCAGGTGAAGGATACGGTCAATGAAATCTTACATACGACGACAAAGGTGGATCTCGATAAGCCGGATGGTCATGATAAGTTGAAAAAAGAGATTATGAACAGTGTGAACAAATTCATGACAAAAGGGAGAGTCATAGACGTATACATCACGGAAATTGTCGTTCAATAA
- the fliM gene encoding flagellar motor switch protein FliM, with protein sequence MSDILSQSEIDALLSALKSGEVSPEEIRRDDEEKRVKTYDFKRAMRFSKDQIRSLSRIFENFSRSLTTYFSGQLRTFVQIQVISVEQLPYEEFIRSIPKMTILNVLHVHPLDGKFIMEFNPNIAYAMLERLLGGTGTGTSEARALTEIESTILERVFSGCLPSFQEAWKGIAEIVLEMEQLEVNPQFLQIVTPNETVAVVSLSMKIGDTSGMINICMPHVVLEPIMPKLSAHYWLDTKRSEIDMNQVRSLRSNVARAPVPIIAELGTSTITVGELLGLAVGDVITLDQSVGTKIQVKVGGRVKFLGQPGTYKGRIAVQIAKIVEEGDNVSE encoded by the coding sequence ATGTCGGATATCTTGTCGCAGAGCGAAATCGATGCATTATTATCCGCGTTAAAATCGGGAGAAGTTAGCCCTGAGGAGATTCGCAGGGACGATGAAGAGAAAAGGGTCAAAACGTATGATTTTAAACGAGCGATGCGTTTTTCCAAAGATCAGATCCGTAGTCTCTCGCGAATCTTTGAGAATTTTTCCCGTTCGTTGACAACTTACTTCTCGGGGCAACTGCGGACATTCGTGCAGATTCAAGTGATCTCTGTCGAACAACTGCCTTATGAAGAGTTTATCCGCTCGATACCGAAAATGACGATTTTGAATGTCCTTCATGTTCATCCGCTCGATGGAAAGTTTATTATGGAATTTAACCCCAATATCGCATATGCCATGTTGGAACGGTTGTTGGGGGGAACGGGTACTGGAACGAGTGAAGCGAGGGCCTTGACGGAAATTGAAAGCACCATTTTGGAGAGGGTTTTTTCAGGGTGCCTCCCCAGTTTCCAAGAAGCGTGGAAAGGCATAGCGGAGATCGTACTGGAAATGGAACAGTTGGAGGTAAATCCCCAGTTCTTGCAGATCGTTACACCCAATGAAACCGTGGCCGTCGTTTCTTTATCGATGAAAATCGGTGATACGAGTGGGATGATCAATATCTGTATGCCGCATGTCGTTCTCGAACCGATCATGCCGAAACTCTCTGCCCATTACTGGCTGGATACAAAACGTTCAGAAATCGACATGAATCAGGTACGCTCATTGCGGTCAAATGTTGCCCGTGCCCCCGTTCCCATCATCGCCGAATTAGGAACATCCACCATTACCGTGGGAGAATTGCTCGGCCTTGCCGTCGGTGATGTAATTACATTGGATCAGAGCGTGGGAACAAAGATTCAAGTGAAAGTAGGAGGACGAGTGAAATTTTTAGGTCAGCCTGGTACATATAAAGGAAGAATCGCTGTGCAGATTGCCAAGATTGTAGAGGAAGGGGATAACGTGAGTGAATGA
- the fliY gene encoding flagellar motor switch phosphatase FliY, with protein MNENDILSQQEIDALLKQTQMKADLLHTEDYLNELEQDALGEIGNISFGTAATALSTLLRQKVEITTPTVSVVSKQSLHADFPLPHVAIKVEYTDGFVGANVLVIRTRDAKIIADLMMGGDGTVDDDAELNELHLSAVAEAMNQMMGSASTSMSTVFDMFVNITPPRVDIVDFANPQASDLFSDEDILVKVSFRLIVGSLIDSSIMQLIPISFARTMLAKLNMGSMVETSDAASQIAKVEEQVAVASEATLSNAAQAVHVETVSSPSTSFVAQSANQNVKGTPATQAYSGSIHEPKVSSQSVNAVRVQPVQFAAFDHQEQPDTGAGNLDLLLDIPLSVTVELGRTKKQIRDILQLAPGSILELEKVAGEPVDILVNQKLIAKGEVVVIDENFGVRVTDIISPFERVQKLNN; from the coding sequence GTGAATGAGAACGACATCTTGTCACAACAGGAAATCGATGCTCTCCTCAAACAGACGCAAATGAAAGCCGACCTCTTGCACACCGAGGATTATTTAAATGAATTGGAGCAGGATGCTCTCGGCGAGATTGGAAATATATCATTCGGGACGGCTGCTACCGCTCTCTCTACTCTTTTGCGGCAGAAAGTGGAGATTACCACGCCAACGGTCAGTGTCGTGAGCAAACAATCACTACACGCAGATTTTCCTTTGCCGCATGTTGCCATTAAGGTCGAGTATACGGACGGATTCGTCGGAGCGAATGTGTTGGTGATACGGACACGGGATGCGAAAATCATTGCCGATCTGATGATGGGAGGCGATGGTACTGTCGACGACGACGCGGAACTGAACGAACTGCATTTAAGCGCTGTGGCGGAAGCGATGAACCAAATGATGGGCTCCGCTTCTACTTCGATGTCAACAGTTTTTGATATGTTTGTAAATATTACGCCGCCTCGCGTAGATATCGTAGACTTTGCAAATCCGCAAGCTTCCGACTTGTTTTCCGATGAGGATATTCTTGTGAAAGTATCGTTCCGCTTGATTGTCGGCAGTCTCATCGATTCGAGTATCATGCAGCTGATTCCGATCTCTTTCGCGCGTACCATGCTCGCGAAATTGAACATGGGAAGCATGGTGGAAACGAGTGACGCGGCTAGCCAGATTGCAAAGGTGGAAGAACAGGTGGCGGTCGCTTCCGAAGCGACGTTGTCAAACGCCGCTCAGGCTGTCCACGTCGAAACGGTGTCAAGTCCGTCAACTTCGTTTGTGGCTCAATCCGCGAACCAGAATGTAAAAGGAACTCCAGCGACACAAGCGTATTCAGGATCTATCCATGAGCCAAAAGTATCTTCGCAAAGCGTAAATGCTGTTCGCGTACAGCCAGTACAGTTTGCGGCATTCGATCATCAAGAACAGCCGGATACGGGAGCGGGCAATTTGGATTTATTGCTCGATATTCCATTGAGCGTAACGGTTGAATTGGGAAGGACAAAAAAACAGATCCGCGATATTTTGCAGCTGGCACCAGGTTCCATTCTTGAGCTCGAAAAAGTCGCCGGCGAACCGGTCGATATTCTTGTCAATCAAAAGTTGATCGCCAAAGGTGAAGTCGTCGTCATTGACGAGAATTTTGGCGTCCGCGTAACGGATATCATCAGTCCCTTTGAGCGCGTGCAGAAACTGAACAACTGA
- a CDS encoding response regulator has product MAKRILIVDDAAFMRMMIKEILTKNGYEVVGEAQDGAQAVEKYKELRPDLVTMDITMPEMDGVNALKQIRAFDPNANVIMCSAMGQQAMVIDAIQAGAKDFIVKPFQAERVIEAIKKILG; this is encoded by the coding sequence ATGGCAAAAAGAATTTTGATTGTTGATGATGCTGCTTTCATGAGAATGATGATCAAAGAAATCCTCACGAAAAACGGGTACGAGGTCGTCGGCGAAGCCCAGGACGGCGCTCAAGCGGTAGAAAAGTACAAAGAATTGCGTCCAGATCTTGTAACGATGGATATTACCATGCCGGAGATGGATGGGGTCAATGCTTTAAAGCAAATTCGTGCATTTGATCCGAATGCGAATGTGATCATGTGTTCCGCGATGGGACAGCAGGCGATGGTGATCGACGCGATTCAGGCCGGAGCGAAAGACTTCATCGTCAAGCCGTTTCAAGCTGAACGGGTCATCGAAGCGATCAAAAAAATCCTTGGGTAA
- a CDS encoding flagellar biosynthetic protein FliO, whose protein sequence is MLKLRKRIGIILMAILFLLVVQPPFRVHAVEGSVEDAIKTHETQGIQKQQNENATGRNGQGPSFLWSFIQLIVVMIVLIGVIYLLIRFLSSRRGHMQALGMRTIGIHPLTSNRSIHVVAMEDRILILGVGDDVTLLQVVDQPEKVEQWKQLIPEKTAQRMFRKDGQPFDVMLRKKLEELKRQRQNIERWDEENR, encoded by the coding sequence ATGTTGAAATTGAGGAAACGAATAGGCATCATTCTCATGGCCATCTTGTTTTTATTGGTTGTGCAGCCTCCTTTCCGGGTACATGCGGTTGAGGGAAGCGTAGAAGATGCAATAAAAACACATGAAACCCAGGGGATACAAAAGCAACAGAATGAGAATGCAACGGGCCGAAATGGACAAGGCCCTTCTTTCCTGTGGTCCTTCATTCAATTGATCGTCGTCATGATCGTTCTCATCGGAGTCATCTATTTGTTGATCCGTTTTCTTTCCTCGCGCAGAGGACACATGCAAGCGCTTGGAATGAGAACGATCGGCATTCATCCGTTGACTTCCAATCGCAGCATCCACGTGGTTGCCATGGAAGATCGCATCCTCATTTTGGGGGTCGGAGATGATGTGACTCTCCTTCAGGTGGTCGACCAGCCAGAGAAAGTAGAACAGTGGAAACAACTGATTCCGGAGAAGACTGCTCAAAGGATGTTTCGGAAGGACGGCCAGCCATTTGATGTCATGTTGCGCAAGAAACTGGAAGAATTGAAGCGACAACGGCAGAACATAGAACGTTGGGATGAGGAAAACCGATGA
- the fliP gene encoding flagellar type III secretion system pore protein FliP (The bacterial flagellar biogenesis protein FliP forms a type III secretion system (T3SS)-type pore required for flagellar assembly.): MKSVKLFIPVVCFWIALLIPFHSFAEGNTVIGVPGVNVGIQTSSNPQDVAASLQILLLLTVLTLAPAILIMMTCFTRIIVVLSFVRNALSTQQIPPNQVLIGLALFMTLFVMSPTLSQVNQQALQPYLAGQISQTEAMQKAAIPFKHFMAKQTREQDLRLFLDYRKQPMPKSVEEIPLSTLVPAYAISELKTAFQIGFMLFIPFLIIDLVVTTTLMSMGMMFLPPVTISLPFKILLFVMVDGWYLVVKSLLQGYQ; the protein is encoded by the coding sequence ATGAAATCTGTAAAATTGTTCATACCCGTCGTTTGTTTTTGGATAGCGTTACTCATCCCCTTCCATTCGTTTGCAGAAGGGAATACGGTCATCGGCGTTCCCGGTGTCAATGTGGGGATCCAAACATCGAGCAATCCGCAAGATGTGGCAGCCAGCCTGCAAATTTTGCTCTTGTTGACCGTTTTGACACTCGCTCCTGCCATTCTCATCATGATGACCTGTTTTACGCGTATCATCGTTGTACTTTCCTTTGTTCGGAATGCGTTATCGACACAACAGATTCCGCCGAATCAAGTGTTGATCGGCCTGGCCTTGTTTATGACTTTGTTTGTCATGTCACCCACTTTATCACAAGTGAATCAGCAGGCGCTTCAGCCGTACTTGGCCGGTCAGATCAGCCAGACGGAAGCGATGCAGAAAGCGGCCATTCCCTTTAAACACTTTATGGCCAAGCAGACGCGAGAACAAGATTTGCGCCTGTTTCTTGATTACCGAAAGCAACCGATGCCAAAGTCGGTTGAAGAGATTCCTTTATCCACTCTCGTACCTGCTTATGCGATCAGTGAATTGAAGACGGCGTTTCAAATCGGTTTTATGCTCTTCATTCCCTTTCTTATCATCGATCTGGTTGTGACCACAACACTGATGTCGATGGGAATGATGTTTTTACCGCCCGTTACGATCTCATTGCCTTTTAAAATCCTTTTGTTCGTGATGGTGGACGGATGGTATCTCGTCGTCAAATCGTTGTTGCAGGGATATCAGTAA
- the fliQ gene encoding flagellar biosynthesis protein FliQ produces the protein MSEEFVIQLGEQAIWVALKVCGPILALGLVVGLLVSIFQAATQIQEQSLAFIPKILAVIVALIFFGPWMLTVVLEFARRILGDLSSFVK, from the coding sequence ATGAGTGAAGAGTTTGTCATTCAATTGGGCGAGCAGGCGATATGGGTCGCATTGAAAGTATGCGGGCCGATCCTTGCATTGGGACTGGTGGTTGGACTGCTTGTCAGCATTTTTCAAGCGGCGACGCAAATTCAGGAACAGTCTCTCGCCTTCATCCCGAAGATTCTGGCTGTCATCGTGGCACTCATCTTCTTCGGGCCTTGGATGCTCACCGTAGTCCTCGAATTTGCACGCAGAATCCTCGGTGATCTGTCTTCGTTTGTAAAGTGA
- the fliR gene encoding flagellar biosynthetic protein FliR, whose protein sequence is MEIPFTYSQLLSFFLVFVRIGSMLLVAPVFSVRFVPVRFRVGLAFFLSVVSYPMIITNANDPALAQGSTGMWFILVVKEALTGTALGMVGAFMFAVFQIAGQLMDTQIGFSLSSVLDPITGVQSSLFSNFKQLLAILLFLGMDGHHALIMGILQSFHYVPLGTFTITGNFLALFVQIFTAAILLGIKMAAPVVVALFLTDVAIAVLSKSVPQLNIFVVGLPFKIAAGLLILILCMTALVVMFSEMFHFMFDRMEELLRVMVNQS, encoded by the coding sequence ATGGAGATTCCTTTCACGTATTCACAGCTTTTGTCGTTCTTTCTCGTCTTCGTTCGGATCGGCAGCATGTTGTTGGTCGCACCTGTGTTTAGCGTGCGTTTTGTGCCTGTTCGCTTTCGTGTGGGGCTCGCTTTCTTTTTGAGTGTTGTCTCATATCCCATGATTATTACAAACGCGAACGATCCCGCACTCGCGCAGGGGAGTACAGGAATGTGGTTCATTTTGGTTGTCAAAGAAGCTTTGACCGGTACCGCTCTGGGGATGGTCGGTGCGTTTATGTTTGCCGTGTTTCAAATCGCCGGTCAGCTCATGGATACACAAATCGGCTTTTCCTTGTCCAGCGTCCTCGATCCGATAACGGGTGTGCAGAGTTCGCTATTCAGCAACTTCAAACAATTGCTCGCCATCCTCTTGTTTTTGGGGATGGACGGACATCATGCGTTGATTATGGGGATATTGCAGAGTTTTCACTACGTGCCGTTGGGGACGTTTACAATCACGGGGAATTTTCTCGCTCTTTTCGTCCAGATATTTACAGCGGCGATTCTTTTGGGCATCAAGATGGCGGCACCGGTCGTTGTCGCTCTGTTTCTTACCGATGTGGCGATTGCCGTTCTCTCCAAAAGTGTGCCGCAGCTGAATATTTTTGTCGTGGGTCTTCCATTTAAAATCGCCGCCGGCTTGTTGATATTGATTCTTTGTATGACTGCTCTTGTTGTCATGTTTTCCGAAATGTTTCATTTCATGTTTGATCGTATGGAAGAATTGTTGCGGGTGATGGTGAACCAATCATGA